Below is a genomic region from Diabrotica undecimpunctata isolate CICGRU chromosome 7, icDiaUnde3, whole genome shotgun sequence.
TCTGAGAAGAAATGTATAGAACTGTAAGTGTATATAAATTTAATCTCATGTGAGAAGATTTAATGGTGATTTAGCTAGGATGAAGAATAAAATTTGACACATttcaaatatacattttcatttctcttctttaattttttttctaagaaCGGTCAGTATTTTTATCAACGAAGACACTTATCAACAATAATAAAGTGAAGAGTTCTTTATACAATCATTGGAGAGATTTCCACCTCAGACCCAACATAGTAAGAAACTCAGTTTCTCAGGAATTTTGAGTAAGTTACATATATCTTAAATCTTCTGTTATATTCAGATACTCAAGACATTTTTTCAAAGTAGTTTTACAAATTGGATTTCATCACGTTCGTCTGCTTTTGTTTTacgttttcatttcttttttgatgtgttttatttgatcaaagtgaATGTTTTTATTGGTGactcagttttacaaaaaaaaaagtattttctaGTGTTTTCTAAAAATATGATGCTACTGTATCAAAATAAATAGTTGTTTTTTGAAAATTCAttcatattattttgttaattaataacATTGAGCGTTGGTGAGACACGCTCATAGAATCATAAGCTAGAAAGAAAACAAATAACACTAGAGGATTCAAATATTTCATTTGGCATGAATGTCTAATTCAACGTTTAGCTCAAAATTGAAGGCTTTTTAACTTCACAAGTGATACAATTTTTCTATAATCCTAAGTATTTGGAAACCGACAACCAATAGGTTAAGTCTGCATATACTTCACAAAACGTCTAAAAGGAATATACTACTATGTATAAAAAAGTTTTACAGAATATTTCAAATATAGAAACCTAAAGATTCTTGGTcatacatttttaatattaataaaaagcgGTAAAATTTCTAATGCATCATTGGGTAATTACTGCTATCGTTTTCCATAAATGAACAAAAACTACCATGTTGATCTCATCAATGCTATGAAATTATTTCAATTTAGCTATTGGTTCTTGGATGGTTTTAGTTAGCAGTAACATTCTACAATATACAAGCATAAAAGTTACGACGTTTATGTTGCTATTGCCATCAATACCATTTGCTTTTAGTTTCAAATTCACTTGTAAATATTTTCATGAAGTTCCTGTTGTCCTGTAGAATTGTCTTTAAGTCTCAAGTCAAATGTTTTTATTATCCTATATAAAAAAGTACtttgtttttaaagattattCTTCTTTAAGTAAATCAATCTTTGTGTGAAGAGAATATAGTTTGTAAGTACCTATAGTGGAAACTTTGTGAACTGATATAATTAACCGCCATAAAAAACATTCACATATATATTTACACTAAAATTTAACACTTTTTTTCTATTAGGTAGGCAATTTCGAATGTAATAACCCTGAAGATGAATACATAGAAAATACTTATGAAGGGAATGAGGATTTAAATGAAACTGATGAATACACAGAATATGAAGACTACAGCTATGAAGAAAACAGTCAATATTATGAAGAAAATTACTATCATGGGTATCAACAAGAAACGCAAGAAATTCTTTTTACATGTGAAAGTTGTGAGAGAGATTTTTATAATCAAAATCAATATGACAAGCATATGTCACAGCACAAAACTTGTAATTTAGACGGCTGTACATTTACCGCTCACGAAAAAGTTTTGGAGAAACACATTTTAATGCAACATGCTACCGGTTTGTATGACAGAATTAGAAATATAAATACTCCAGAAGATATAGCCAAGTGGGTGGAAGATAGGAAGAAGAATTATCCGAGTAAAGAGAATATTATGAAACGGCAGATACAACAGGAAGCCATGTTGAAAAGGGGAGAAAGGATAAAAAAGAACGAGAATCGATTTGGAAAAGATAAATATCGATGTAAGtatagaattttaaatattcagATTTTACAGGACTGTTTTTGTTGCCCGTTATTTAAATTCTAGTGTCATGAATTGAACTTATTTCTGTAAATTTTCACCCCCGATTAATATTAACGTTTCTTTTGGCTAGAAGAAAATCTTATCGCGTCGTCTTCATTTCCGGTTATCTCCCTATCTTTTTCAATTGTTTGTCTGGACTAACTAAGTTCTGACGTCACAATGGACAggggttttaaaaacctttccaaacgtTTCTAATTTGTGTATATTTGTCCCATAAAAGTTGGAAATACATattggttttttaattgtttgaagaataaataaggacttttggttttGAACATTCATTTCTGTGCGTtgggtattatttgttgttcgtgaatttgtgaggtaagaatatcaaagtattcagatatttactatgaatctTCTATTTTAAGGTTATGGTTGTCAAgtattgtttgattaaaactttcaaattttttttactgtatttcaaggtacATATTTTGTTGTCTTTATCGGGGTTATTTCAAACttaatcattgaatttatttacgaagttaaaaaatatttaaattaatactaatatattaataggatatatacaaacaaattagaaatgtttggaatgGTTTTTAAAATCTCCGCTCATTGTGGTGTTAGACTTAGGGAGTCCATTGAATTGGTAAACAACACCGCGGTATGATAATTCTTTTTCATTGAATGGTAGCGTACAAAGGTACCGTCCATTTTGATGGGCATTAACGACaccaattatttttttgtattttatgagGGGGGGGCTAGTCCAAATGTTCGAAACATACCACGGTTCTAGAACGTGGGCAAAACCGTCTTCCAGCCTCGGTTATGCCGGACTCCTCCAGCGTTGACACGATGATATCCGAGAGAGACCGCACGGAGGGGTTGTTCGGACATCATCGCCGTCAATGCCAGAGACCTACCTGTTAAAAACACCCTCCTCAGCGGTGACTTACCGGCCGGATCGCCCTGATTGGGACGCAACATACTACATTTCTCACTACGACGGAATTCTTCTCTCCCTCTGTTCCTTCCTTTTCATATTCAATCTCGCCCCTTCTCATCCTGCCTTATCTTCTTGCTTGCTTCTGGGCACCCTGCTTCCCTTCGGGTCgcctttcttcttgttcctttctCTACAATGTTCTCCTTACATGTCTCTAAACTGCTCTTCACCGATCTGGCGACCTAGCCTtacgtagctagataatgtgatgcctagatatttaaactcatcacttgttctattatctgaccctcCAGCTCCAATACAATATAACAACAAATCTTAGTAGATTTTTGTTAATCAtgttcactttgagagagtagtatctgcgtagcagattattttaagtgtatatatatttaaatatataaggTGATTAAACATATTATGGACAACATTAATTGGTGGCTATTTTTTTCTTTGCTTAAAAATGATAGATTTGGCAATGTTATAAATCCATGAATTGTATATGTCTTGAAAATTTGCCATCTCACACAGCTCACCATAAATGTCGTGTACTGTAGGttaaattgttttattataacttaaactgttaaattatataatttgatatattttttcgtAACGAACATATACTGCAGCATATCTTTTTTAGTGACCAAAGCTGTAAAAAACAAGAAGCCACttccaaagaaaaaacaaaagcgTTCATTTGTTAAAGAGAAGCAAACTGTATCTCTAATAGACGAAAAAGCTGATTGGAATGGAAATGTGTTTCCCTTTAAAGGTACCTCTAccatggaagaagaaaaagaaaaggagcTAAGCGACTATGACGATGAAGAATGGAGTAGTGGGCCATCCAAACCGATGGAAATGAAACTAAATGGCGCTCTTAGTGCCCTAATGGGGGCATATATGAGTGATAGTGAATCTGAAACTGAAGCAACAATTGTAAAAGTGACACCAGCTAATAAACACGAATCTAAAGTTGAAGGCAAATACCCAGATAGTGATGGAGAACCTCCAACTGAAGTCAAAAATCAAAAACAGAATAATGAATGTACTGTGATAGATAAAAACGAAATAGAAATTTCCAATTGTACACGCAAAAGGAAACGACAGCCAAATAGAAATAAGAATCATAATAACAAAGGTCATTTTAGAAGTACAAAATCTTATGTGAATCATAGTAAAGATAAATTTCCGTATGGTTTCAGAAAAAGGAAAGTTACTTTATTAGAAAAACTTTTACAAAATGAAATTAGACATGAACGAAATGTTTTATTACAATGTGTTAGGTATATTgtagataataatttttttatgaaataaaGTTTAAATCTGTATTGGCGTTGAccaattgtaatatatttttacgACATGAATATCACTTCTTATTTATTTTCCTAAAATTACTAAATATTAAGTAGATATACACAATAGTAGTAGATATCGGTATCCGATATTTGTTCAGATAAAAACGGTTGAACTAGCGTCGCATAGTGCGCATATACACCGTCGAAAgccgaagaaatatttaagatTTACCTAACAGAGCATATTCACTTCCGCTGAGTTTTGTTAtacagttaaaaatgtaatgtctaTTCAATTTTTCTTAATCTGGTTCTGGCCAATCTTGTTTGGGTGATGTAGTTAAGAGCATTTTAGTAACTTTGGCCGATAAGAGTGGGTAAACCTAACAAAAATCGCATTCGATCTCTTTGAGTAACTAAATTCACATGAAGCAATGCAATTGCTTAGAGGTAAGAGAAAGTtggataaaactaaaaaattttaatCAGTGCTGGCCTTACTTTCAAACAAGTAAGATAAATCCCTCTCAACCGTATTCGTTTTTCTTTTGTTCTCTTCTGATAATGTCTACACTTTCGCTCCGTATGTTACAGTGCTTTTTAGCAACGATTTGACACAACTTTTTCTTCGTTTGATTTGacatttttattccataatagggAATATAACTTTCTTGTTATAGATTTACCTCTTCCTATAACAGCCGTTTTTAAACGCCAAAAATCGTACAGAATGGCGAaaaatcttagagcaggccaggagGATTGTCGTCCAAAAATAATACTTTATATTATATtcagtataaaattaaaatttttggaaggcctgaccatatctcaatgacagaaaactcgaggtgcataagataaacaaagaactgaaaaaagaattaaaacaaatggaaaaacacccgggcctggagacattcccatcgagttggtgaaacatggaccggatgctcttttggaaagcttagtgaatatttttaataaatgcttaattgaaggccagacgattggaatttggcccatttataaaaagggagacagaaaagaatgcggaaattatagaggcattagcataactagctcgctgggaaggttatatggtcgtatattgaaaagaagaatagaagaggagtataaagaaattaaagaacaaagcggcttcagagcaggaagatcgtgcgtggacaacacatttacccttcaacaagtaattgaaaaacgagcagctcgaaacctccctacgcatctggtatttatagatctggagaaggcttatgatacagttcctttaaaactcttatttagtgtcttgacgaaaacggacgttagtaaaacatatctaaaagcaatactgaacatttataaatgtcctcaaagcactgtaaaaacaggaaatactttctcaagggtatttacagtaatgaaaggcttgagacaaggatgttgtctttcccccaccctattcaaaatatatatccaagaagcactgcaccagtggagacaaaaatgtgcggaaATGGGGTTGAAgtttaacaaccattatctgacaacgctgttctttgcagatgatcaagtactaattgcaagctgtgaagaagatgcagattatatgcttagaaagctcaaagatgaatacgaaaaatgggggatgagtatgaatatgtctaaaacagaatatagtCAGTGAAGatgaagacccggatttggaaattagacaaatgaaaaggtgctacgaatacaaatatttgggaagtattatctgcagtaaaggaacaacggaacgagatatagactatagagtgcaacaaggcaggaagagtgttcaaattctgaattcgatactttggtccaacaaagctactataaGATCTAAAATGACTATCtgcaaagtaattgtagagcccattcttacatatggagcagaatgttggcaaatgacaggaaaaggaaagaaaagagttgacacggttgaaatggactacctgagaagagcttgccgtatatcaagagtagaatgtatacctaattctgaaattcgaagaaaacagatagagtacatacaacttctgaaagaatagaaactagacagttaatatggtatggacacgtacagaggatggacgacaacagatggccaaaaagagctatggaatacaatccaagtaatagaaggaaacgaggaagaccagccaagtcttggatacaaggtgttatggaaaccatgaaagacagagccattgatgaagacacctgaagagatagaaaaagatggcgatcgaaatgcgggaagcggtagaagctgtaggatccccgcttatatatatatatatatatatatatatatatatatatatatatatatatatatatatatatatatatataatatatattaaattaaaatatttaatggttTGCATGCGTATTTCCAAAGTTTATGAAGTTCTCTAACTGAAGTCCCAAGTATCGGCAACATTGTGTTCATCTAATGTCCACTGCATCGGTTTTTAAAACCTTTGCATATTGTCCTATTGTGAGGTGTTTATTTTTATTAGCATTAATTCCCAGATCCCATTTTGAGTATTTTTTAATGAATTTCCTTGATGTAATTTGCATCGTTCTCACCTTCAGCAATGACCTGATTATCCGCAAATAAAAGTGTAGATTTGTCGAACTCGCATAGGATTACATTTCATTGACCATTGTTTCAGTGCAGTATTGACTCATATTTTGAAAATGGATGGTGATATACATCGGTACCTGTTATATATGGGAGATATATAAGATAAACAACATTTTGTGTGAGCTTTATAACATTTATTACTTTTCTTTTACAACGTGTTTCTTTGTTAACCTCAAATGTCAAACCCTGACACTTACCGCCTCTCTTGTTACTTCTTGCCGACTCACAATCATATAGCAACCTTATGTTGAGTAATAAGATTGAGTAATCTGTAAATAAGTTTCTTGATGTATTTCTCccaagtttgttgtttttcgtTGCAATTTTCATCTATTCAGCGTTCTTTAGCTTCCTTGATCTGCGTTTCGACTAGTTTCTTCATTTGCTTGTATTTTGCTTTATTTGTATTTCTGTATTTCGTTTTTCTTCTATGAGCTTTATAATATCTGGTGTCATTCTGGCTTTTTTGGCAATTGGTTCTTTTCTACCCACAAACGTTTCGCCAGCGTTAAGTGCTTAGTGCTGCTTTTATTTCGTTCCAGGCACTGTTAATATCTTTTTTGAAGCTTCTGTACGTGCGTTGTCTCCTGGTGCACTCCATATATAAAGTCTCCTTGTTGGTAATATCAGGTGTTTGTGATGACTAGTTCTTTCTCTTGATAATATTGTACTAAGCATAACCTTAGTTACTAATTTTATGTATCAAACCCTATTACTAAGTTGTGACACCACAACGTTGGTGTATTTACTTTTGCTATTTATATCTTTgttttctaaatttaacaatGATCTTTAATTGATTCTGGAATTCTTCTAATTGCTTTTATTACTGGCTCGGCATTATCAACCAACCTCATTTTATAATTTCGTATACTTCACAGTCCTGAAAAAACCTCAAGATTTTTGtcttaagaattttttttttatgtaattttcttgACTATGAGTTACAGCGTCTACTTTATTAGGTTTGACTAAATTAAACTTTATACAATCCTCTAACCCTAATATGGGTACTGATGCCAAATTCACTAAGAGAAACTTTCCTCAATGTTGGCTTAAACAGAGCCCATTTTACTAACTAATGTTactgatttaatatattttattcagCATAATTCTGCAAATCTTTTATCGCTATCTAGCATATTTCATgctgaaatatttaataacaaagTAAGTACTATACGTCACAAATAGTTTATtaagtaaaatataatataaaagagCGGCATAGTTTACAATTGATATCTATCTCCTTTGAAGCCAGAGCTACCGGAGTTTCTGATTATATATGTTGTTCCTGCAGGATTAGGCGGAATCTTACCATCAACTGGAATTCTTGCAGTGGTAACAAACATTTCGTTTAAATTCTTGCCGCCAAAGGAAATTGAAGTAGGctggaataaataaaaatataataatatagataAATTAAGGAATGTATATAGTTAGCACCGACTTTCTAtcgtccgtcggcaaattcaaacaaaattatAACTTCCAGACCATCTTTTACCACCTTTAGTCCAGACAAATTATTACatgcatttaatatattttttaccaccaaaaatgagatgttttaACTAAATAATGCTTCATATATAATGtgcagaataattttgaattacgTTCCGCTAATGAATTTGCTTTTTTG
It encodes:
- the LOC140445507 gene encoding uncharacterized protein, whose amino-acid sequence is MGAPVQQGKPNRRGPGNMRGRGGNGKMRGQGRVFNGQPPFGNPGMMRGGFRGNMRPPQGPPMRGGRPSMRGRPLPPPPPRMMGPRGPMMPPMRPPPPGMRPPPGMRPPPPMMMMGPMPPPMRGGMFRGGMRGKGRFPPGPPMPNNNFRGINKKSKIIRKGKTIPVEVDLTKSFVTEAIKAEFEKKEEFFYKAKTSQKKEDWIKYKEQRDKCAEVYEEAEKGSAGHQEVGNFECNNPEDEYIENTYEGNEDLNETDEYTEYEDYSYEENSQYYEENYYHGYQQETQEILFTCESCERDFYNQNQYDKHMSQHKTCNLDGCTFTAHEKVLEKHILMQHATGLYDRIRNINTPEDIAKWVEDRKKNYPSKENIMKRQIQQEAMLKRGERIKKNENRFGKDKYRLTKAVKNKKPLPKKKQKRSFVKEKQTVSLIDEKADWNGNVFPFKGTSTMEEEKEKELSDYDDEEWSSGPSKPMEMKLNGALSALMGAYMSDSESETEATIVKVTPANKHESKVEGKYPDSDGEPPTEVKNQKQNNECTVIDKNEIEISNCTRKRKRQPNRNKNHNNKGHFRSTKSYVNHSKDKFPYGFRKRKVTLLEKLLQNEIRHERNVLLQCVRYIVDNNFFMK